From the genome of Anoplopoma fimbria isolate UVic2021 breed Golden Eagle Sablefish chromosome 1, Afim_UVic_2022, whole genome shotgun sequence, one region includes:
- the LOC129092284 gene encoding scavenger receptor cysteine-rich type 1 protein M130-like has product MDIRENADSVRLVNGTSLCSGRLEVKSKHSNHSNQWWSSVCEDDFDQQDAEVVCRELGCGAPSVLQGVLYGEVEAPMWTKEFQCGGHESALLDCRSSGSDRNTCSPGKAVGLTCSGRRGLVGGDSRCAGILEVKQGDWKPVHGYGWTLKEVSVACRELDCGSAVSVGQREESSSRSVWLIYSDCVQSGSALRECLTWYSSSSIQYLT; this is encoded by the exons atggacattagagagaatgcag ACTCTGTCAGGCTGGTGAATGGGACTAGTCTGTGCTCAGGCAGACTGGAGGTGAAGTCTAAGCACTCTAACCATTCTAACCAGTGGtggtcctcagtgtgtgaagatgacTTTGACCAGCAGGATGCAGAGGTGGTCTGTAGGGAGCTTGGTTGTGGGGCTCCTTCAGTCCTTCAGGGGGTGCTCTATGGAGAAGTGGAGGCTCCAATGTGGACCAAAGAGTTCCAGTGTGGAGGCCATGAGTCTGCTCTCCTGGACTGTAGAAGCTCAGGCTCAGATAgaaacacctgctcacctggcaaagctgttggactcacttgctcaggtagaagagga ttggtgggaggagacagtcgctgtgcaggaaTACTGGAGGTGAAACAAGGAGACTGGAAACCAGTACATGGCTATGGCTGGACCCTGAAGGAAGTATCTGTTGCCTGTAGAGAGctggactgtggctctgctgtttctgtaggacagagagaggagtccTCATCCAGATCTGTGTGGTTGATCTACTCTGACTGTGTTCAGTCTGGATCTGCTCTGAGGGAGTGTTTAACATGgtattcctcttcctccatccagtatctcacc